TGGGATACACCGACGCCGAAATTGCAGCTCCGCTGGTTGGCATTGTCAATGCCCAAAATGAAATCGTCCCCGGCCACATTCACCTAGATCGCATCGTCGAGGCGGTCAAAGCGGGAGTAAGGATGGGCGGCGGCACACCCATTGAGTTTCCAGCAATTGCTGTCTGCGATGGAATTGCCATGGGACATACGGGAATGCACTATTCTCTTGCCAGCCGTGAATTGATTGCCGACTCCATCGAGACAATGGCTGTGGCCCATGGATTCGACGCGCTGGTGATGGTTCCCAACTGCGACAAAGTCGTCCCCGGAATGCTGATGGCGGCAGGGCGCCTCAACATACCAACTGTGGTGGTTAGCGGCGGACCGATGCTAGCAGGACGCAGTGACCGCGACCGCATGAGCTTATCGACGATGTTTGAAGCAGTGGGAGCTGTGCAGGCTGGAACCATGACCTTGGAAGAACTGAAAGCGTGTGAGGATACTGCTTGTCCCAGCTGCGGTTCCTGCTCCGGAATGTTTACAGCCAACAGCATGAACTGCCTGATAGAGGTTTTGGGAATGGGATTGCCGGGTAACGGTACCATCCCGGCCGTTTATGCCGAGAGAATTCGCTTGGCCAAGGAAGCTGGAAGAGCGGTAATGGAGCTGCTGTCCCGCGAGATCAGACCTCGGGATATTCTCACCCAAGCAGCATTTATCAATGCCCTCACCGTCGATATGGCTCTCGGCTGCTCGACGAACAGCATGCTTCATCTTCCGGCAATTGCCCACGAGGTAGGAATAGAGCTCGATTTAGACATCGCCAATGAAATCAGCGCCCGCACACCGAATCTCTGCCGACTCAGCCCTGCGGGTCCTTATTATATCGAGGATCTTTACCTAGCTGGCGGAGTGCAGGCAGTAATGAGCGAGCTCAGCAAAAAGGAGCTCCTTAACCTCGATTTGATTACCGTTAGCGGACGCACAGTGGGCGAAAACATCGCCAATGCCAAAAATCTGGATCCGGAAGTGATCCGGCCGATTGATCAACCTCACAGTCCCACCGGCGGAATCGCAGTTTTGACCGGAAATCTTGCTCCCGATGGCTGTGTCGTGAAGCGTTCGGCAGTAGCCCCGGAAATGCTGGTCCACACAGGACCGGCGCGAGTATTTAATTCAGAAGAAGCAGCCAGTCAGGCGATCCTCGGAGGCAGGATCAACAAGGGAGACGTAGTGGTAATTCGCTATGAAGGTCCTAAAGGCGGGCCGGGAATGCGGGAAATGCTTGCTCCCACCTCAACCCTTGCGGGTATGGGTTTAGATAAAGATGTAGCGCTGATCACCGATGGCCGCTTCAGCGGTGCCACCCGAGGAGCATCGATCGGGCATGTCTCGCCGGAAGCGGCTGAAGGCGGACCGATTGCCCTGGTCCGGGATGGTGATTTGATCTCAATCGATATGAACGCCTGCACTATTGAACTAAAAGTCAGCGAGGAGGAATTAGTAGAACGGAAAAAAGCCTGGCAGGCTCCTCCGCCAAAGGTGCAGCACGGCTACTTAGCCAGATACGCCAGGATGGTTAGCTCAGCAAAATATGGAGCGGTATTAAAGTAAAGGGGTGACAAGATGCTGCTGACAGGTGCAGAAATTCTCATTGAATGTTTATTGGAACAGCAGGTAGATACAATCTTCGGATATCCCGGAGGTGCAGTGTTAAATATTTATGACGCTCTTGCCAAGTACTCGGATCGGATTACCCATTATCTGCCTTCCCACGAACAGGGCGCAGCTCACGCAGCTGATGGCTATGCCCGATCCACGGGTAAAGTCGGGGTCTGCATGGCTACCTCCGGTCCTGGCGCTACTAATTTAGTAACCGGCATCGCCACTGCCTATATGGATTCAGTTCCGTTAATTGCCATCACCGGCAACGTGGCTCTGCCGCTTTTGGGCAAGGACAGTTTTCAAGAAGTGGATATCACCGGCATTACCATGCCCATCACCAAGCATAATTTTATTGTCAAAAATGTGGAAGAGCTGGCCGGCGTTGTCCGCAGAGCCTTTTCCATCGCCCAGAGCGGACGGCCCGGACCGGTGCTGATCGACATTCCGAAAGACATTACCGCTCAGAAAGCGGAATACACTAGAGAAACACCAAAGCCGATTGAGCGCCACACAAAGCATATTACTTCGGCAGCAGTTGAGAATGCTGTCACAATGCTGAAAGAAAGCTCGCGTCCCTTCGTTTATGTCGGGGGCGGAGCGGTCCAATCTGATGCCGGACCGGAATTAGCGGAATTTGTGCACAGAATTAAGGCGCCGGTTGCATCCAGCTTAATGGGACTGGGAGCTTTCCCCGGTAACGATCCCTACTTCTGCGGATTAATCGGGATGCATGGAACCAGAACCTCCAACCTCTGCGCCAGTAAATGCGATCTGTTAATTGCCATTGGAGCCAGGTTCAGCGACCGAGTTGTCAGCAATCCCAAGCGGTTTGCGCCTAATGCCAGGATTCTCCAAATTGATATTGATCCCGCTGAGATCAATAAGAATATCCAAACCCACGGCTATATCATCGGGGATGTAAAGATTGCCCTGCAGAAGCTGCTGGAAGCCATGGATGGTGAAGAATTGGCTGATACAACCGACTGGCTGAGTCAGGTTAACGAATGGCAGAGCAGATATCCCCTCGCTTACAAAGACGGGATTCTTCGCCCCCAACACATTGTGGAGCGGGTTTATGCCCTCACAAATGGTGAGGCGATCATCACCACGGAAGTAGGCCAAAACCAAATCTGGGCCGCCCAGTATTACCATTTCAGCAGACCCCGCACCTTTATTTCTTCCGGTGGATTGGGAACCATGGGATTTGGGCTCGGAGCGGCGATCGGGACGCAAATCGGCAATCCGGACAAAACCGTAATCAACATCGCGGGAGATGGCAGTTTCCGCATGAACTGCCATGAGCTGGCCACCGCTGTAGAATACGAGCTGCCGATCATCGTAGTGATCCTCAACAACCGCGCTCTGGGCATGGTGAAGCAGTGGCAGGACCATTTTTATGACGGCCGCTTTTCCCAATCGATCATTGAGCGCAGCACCGACTTTGTTAAGCTCGCTGAAGCCTACGGCGCAGTTGGATTTAACTTAACTCGGAAAGAAGATGTAGACGAAGTGCTCACTGCAGCGCTTAACGCTAAGCGTCCCGTAGTGATCAACTGCGAAATCGATCCGGAAGACAAGGTTTATCCTTTCTTACCTCCCGGAGCTGCTGTAGATGAGCTGATTGTGGAGGTGAGCCAATGAAGCGCTATGTAATTTCGGTTCTGGTTGACAACCATTCAGGAGTGCTGAGCCGGGTTGCAGGACTGTTCAGCCGGAGAGGCTACAATATCGACAGTATTTCGGTGGGCGAAACACTGGACCCTACCGTCTCCCGGATGACAATCGTTGCCCATGGGGATGACGCAATCCTCGAACAGATTACCAAACAGCTCAGCAAGCTGGTGGATGTCTTAAAAGTAGCGATTCTGCCCGATGATGCATCAGTATACCGGGAACTGGTGCTGCTGAAAGTTAAGGCTGATGACAGCACCCGAGCCACAATCTCTGATGTGATTGATGTGTTCCGGGCAAAAATAGTCGATATCGCGCCGCAGTCCATGACGGTTGAAATTACCGGCGATCGGCCGAAGATTCAGGCTCTTGTGGATCTACTGTCCCCTCATGGAATTCTGGAAGTGGTCCGAACCGGCCTGATCGGACTGCACCGCGGCGATCAAAATATCTTAACACAGGAGGAAATTTAAGATGGCAAAACTTTACTACGAGCATGACTGCGATTTAAATCTGCTGAAAGACAAGACTGTTGCGGTGATTGGCTACGGCTCCCAGGGGCATGCCCATGCCCTCAATCTCCATGAATCAGGCGTTAATGTCATCGTTGGCTTGTATGAGGGCAGCAAATCCTGGCAGGCTGCTGAAGAAGCCGGCCTAAAAGTGATGGTAAGCTCAGATGCGGCCAAAGCCGCTGATATTATCATGCTTTTGGTAAACGATGAAAAGCAGGCTTCCCTCTACAAATCAAGCATTGAGCCTAATCTAACACCTGGCAAGTCATTGGCTTTTGCCCACGGGTTCAATATTCACTACGGTCAGATTGTGCCCCCGGATTATGTCAACGTCTTTATGGTGGCACCCAAAGGTCCGGGACACACTGTCCGCAGCCAGTACCTGGAGGGCAGAGGCGTACCCTGCTTGATTGCAGTTCATCAGGATGCCACCGGCAGCTGCAGAGAACTGGCCTTGGCTTATGCGGCGGGGATCGGCGGTGCTAGAGCCGGAATTCTGGAGACCACATTCAAAGAAGAAACCGAAACCGATCTTTTTGGCGAGCAGGCTGTTTTGTGCGGCGGTGTTACTGCTTTAATCAAAGCCGGCTTCGAGGTACTGGTTGAAGCGGGTTACCAGCCTGAAAGCGCATATTTTGAATGCCTCCATGAACTGAAGTTAATTGTTGACCTCATTAACGAAGGCGGTTTAGCTTACATGCGCTACTCCATCAGTGATACCGCCGAGTATGGGGATTACATGGTCGGTCGGCGGATTATCACCGAAGACACCAAGGACGAAATGCGAAAAGTGCTTCAGGAAGTTCAAGAAGGCGCGTTTGCCCGCAGCTGGCTGCTGGAGAACCAGGTCGGGCGGCCGCAGTTTAATAAGATGCGGGAAATTGAAGCCGCTCATCCGATTGAGGAAGTAGGAAAAGAACTCAGGAAGATGATGAGCTGGCTGAAAAAGTGAGGGATTGCCGATGGCTGCTGTGATTAAAATCTTTGACACTACTCTCCGGGATGGTGAGCAGTCCCCGGGATGCAGCATGAACCTGCAGGAAAAGCTGGAGATGGCCAGGCAGTTGGAAAAGCTTCAGGTTGATGTAATCGAAGCCGGATTTGCCATCGCCTCTCCCGGCGATCTCCTGGCAGTTCAGGCTGTAGCGAAAGAAATCCGGGAATGCCAAGTTGCCAGCCTGGCCAGGGCTCTGACTAAGGATATCGATGCTGCTTGGGAAGCGGTTAAGGAAGCAGCAAGTCCCAGAATTCACACCTTTCTCGCCACTTCCGACATCCATATGCAGTATAAGCTCCGCAAATCACCTGAGCAGGTTCTGGAACAGGCTGTGGAGATGGTTAAATATGCCAAAAAGTACTGCCCCGATGTGCAGTTTTCGGCAGAAGATGCTACCAGAAGCAATCCGGAGTTTCTGTTCCGGGTAATCGAAGCTGTGATTAATGCGGGGGCTACTGTCATCAATATTCCGGATACAGTCGGCTATGTTACGCCGTGGGAGTTTACGGAGCTGCTTGCGAACATTTTCGCAAAGGTGCCCAATATTGATCAGGTTGATGTGGCAGTCCACTGCCACAATGACCTGGGGCTGGCAGTAGCCAATTCCCTGGCCGCAGTTAAGGCCGGTGTGAACCAAATTGAATGCACCATTAACGGCATCGGCGAGCGGGCGGGCAATGCTGCCCTGGAGGAGATTGTGATGGGCTTAGTGGTCCGCCGTGATTTCTACAATGCTGATACCGGGATCGATACTACCCAAATATACCGGACCAGCCGCTTGCTGAGCTCTATCACCGGTGTTGCGGTGCAGCCCAATAAAGCGATTGTCGGTGCTAATGCTTTTGCTCACGAATCGGGAATTCACCAGCACGGCGTTCTAGCCAACAAAAGCACCTATGAGATTATGACTCCGGCAGCGATCGGATTAACAGAAAACAGAATGGTTTTAGGAAAGCATTCCGGACGCCATGCCTTTGAAGATCGGCTGTTCAGCCTCGGTTATGAGCTGAGCAGGGAAGAACTTGACACTGCCTTTGAGCAGTTTAAGCGCCTCGCCGATAAGAAAAAAATCGTTACTGATCTGGACATCGAAGCCTTGGTGCAGCAGAAAACCTTCACCATTCCGGAGACATACAGCCTTAAACGCTTTGTCATTAACAGCGGCAATACCATCACTGCTACCGCCACGGTCCATTTGGATACCCTCGACTTCCCGAAAGAAGCGGTCTCCACCGGAGATGGTCCTATTGACGCCGCCTTTAGAGCGATCGATCAAATTGTCGGTATCGAGTTTGAGCTCGATACATTTACAATCAATGCTGTGTCCGAGGGTAAAGACGCCCAAGGCGAAGTAATCGTGAAAATTGCTAAGAACGGTCAGCTCTACACTGGCCGGGGTTTAAGCACTGATATTATTGAATCGAGCATTAAGGCCTATCTCAATGCCATCAATAAAATGCTTGACGAATTAAGATACACAAAGAGGATTGATGCCGATGACTGACAGTTTTAGACAGATTCAGATCTTTGACTCTACCTTAAGAGACGGTGCCCAGGCGGAAGGCATCTCCTTTTCCGTCACTGACAAGTTAAAAATTGTCTCTGCCTTGGATCAGCTGGGTGTAAGCTACATTGAGGCGGGAAACCCGGGCTCAAACCCCAAAGACTTGGAATTCTTTTCCAGGGTCAGCGAGCTGGAACTTAAAAATGCCAAGCTTACCGCTTTTGGCAGCACCCGGCGCAAAGACATCTCGGTCTGGGATGACCGCAATGTAAAATCTCTGCTGACCGCCAATACTCCGGCAGTTGCCATCTTTGGTAAGAGCTGGGACTTCCACGTCACCGACATCATTCAAACCACCCTGGAAGAAAACTTGAACATGATTCGGGAAACGCTCCAGTTTTTTAAAGAGCGCGGCAGAGAGGTTATCTACGACGCAGAGCATTTTTTTGACGGCTACAAGCACAATCCTGAATATGCGCTGCAGACACTTGAAGCCGCAGTGGCAGGTGGTGCCTCGGTTCTGGTTCTCTGCGACACCAACGGCGGCACATTCCCAATGGATGTCTATGAAATTACTAAGCTTGTAGTTAAAAGATTCGCTGGAAATGGCGTAGATGTAGGTATTCACGCCCACAATGACGGTGGAATGGCTGCGGCCAACTCCATCATGGCTGTAGAGGCCGGCGCAGTCCATGTTCAGGGTACAATCAACGGCTTTGGCGAGCGGTGCGGCAACGCTAATCTGTGCACCATTATCCCGAATCTGCAGCTGAAATCCGGGTATCGGTGCATTCCACCGGAGCAGATGGAAAAACTTACCCTCACCGCCCGCACGATCGCTGAAATCGCCAATGTCCAATTTAATGAGCGGGATCCCTATGTAGGCAAAAGTGCCTTTGCCCACAAAGGCGGCATGCACATCGACGGAGTCAACAAAGCCTCCCGCTCCTTTGAGCATATTGATCCCAAGCTGATCGGCAACGAGCGCCGCCTGCTCATGTCTGAGGTAGCAGGGCGCAGCACCATTCTTGCCAAACTGCAGACAGTGGATCCTTCCCTGACTAAAGATTCGGTGGAAACGGAAGAGCTGATCAATAAGCTCAAAGAACTGGAGCACGAGGGCTATCAATTTGAAGGCGCAGAAAGCAGCTTTAGACTCTTGGTCCGCAAGCACCTCGGCAAATACCGTCCCTTCTTCAATCTAATCTACTTTAGGATTATCGGGGACAGCAATATCAACGGCAGCTGCAGCTCCAGTGCCATGGTAAAGCTGGAAGTAGATGGACAGGAAGAAATCACTGCTGCTGACGGAGCGGGACCGGTCCACGCACTCGATCGTGCTCTAAGGAAAGCTTTAGAAGTGTTCTATCCGGAACTGAAGAAAGTTCATTTAACCGACTATAAAGTGCGGGTTCTGGATACCAAGACTGCTACTGCATCTAAAGTGCGGGTATTAATTGATTCGACTGACGGCACCGATTCCTGGACCACTGTGGGTGTTTCCACGGACATTATTGAAGCAAGCTGGATTGCTCTAGTGGACTCAATGGAGCACAAGCTGCTGAAGGATATGGAAGAAAAGATGCGCATTTATATGTAACGCTGGGAGGTAATGAAATGGCAATGACCATGACGCAGAAGATATTGGCTGCGCACGCTGGTCTTTCGGAAGTTAAAGCCGGGCAGTTAATCATGGCCGATCTTGATCTGGTGCTCGGCAACGACATTACAACGCCCGTGGCGGTGAATGAGTTTCGCAAAATGGGCTTTGATCAAGTGTTTGATAAACAAAAAATCGCAATCGTTCCGGATCATTTTACTCCGAATAAGGATATTAAAGCTGCGGAGCAGTGCAAATACATCCGAGAATTTGCCCATGAGAAAGAGATCGAGAACTATTTTGAAGTCGGTGAAATGGGCATTGAGCACGCCCTGATACCCGAAAAAGGCCTGGCAGTTCCGGGCGATGTTATTATCGGCGCTGATTCCCACACCTGCACTTATGGTGCCTTAGGCGCTTTTTCAACAGGAATCGGCAGTACGGATATGGCTGCCGCGATGGCCACGGGCAAAGCCTGGTTTAAAGTGCCGGCAGCAATCAAGTTTACACTCACCGGCAAACCCGGAAAATGGGTCAGCGGCAAGGATATTATTCTCCACATCATCGGCCTGATCGGTGTTGACGGCGCCCTCTACCGCTCCATGGAGTTTGTGGGTGATGGTATTGCTCATTTATCCATGGATTCTAGGTTTACCATGGCTAACATGGCCATTGAAGCAGGAGCTAAAAACGGTATTTTCCCGGTAGATGACAAGACTTTGGCCTATGTCAAGGAACATTCTACCAGACCGTGTACAGTTTATGAGGCTGATCCTGACGCTGAATATGAAGCGGAATACACCATTGATTTAAGCAAGGTGCGTCCTACCCTGGCGTTTCCCCACCTTCCTGATAATACCCGCACCATTGATGAGGTTGGGGATATCAAAATCGATCAGGTAGTAATCGGTTCCTGCACCAATGGACGCATCGAAGATATTAGGACTGCAGCTGGAATTCTAAAAGGCAGGAAAATCGCCACAGGAGTGCGGGTAATTGTGTTCCCGGCTACCCAGAAGATCTATCTCCAAGCGCTGCGGGAAGGGCTGATCGAACAGCTGATCGAAGCCGGCGCTGTAGTCAGCACGCCCACCTGCGGTCCATGTCTGGGCGGACATATGGGCATTTTGGCTGCTGGAGAGCGGGCTGTGGCCACTACCAACCGCAATTTCGTTGGGCGCATGGGCCACCCCGAATCGGAGGTCTATCTGGCCAGCCCGGCAGTAGCTGCTGCTTCTGCCCTTACCGGCAGAATCACCAGTCCGGAGGAAATCGCTGACTTGGAGGTGGTTTCATGAATGTCAAAGGCGCAGTTTTTAAATACGGTGACAATGTTGATACTGATGTAATTATCCCGGCTCGGTATTTAAACACCTCTGACCCGCAGGAGCTGGCGCAGCACTGCATGGAGGACATTGACAAAGCGTTTATTCAAAAAGTTCAGGCAGGAGATATTATCGTAGCCGGAAAGAACTTTGGCTGCGGCTCATCGAGGGAGCACGCGCCCCTAGCAATCAAAGCAGCAGGTATTTCGGTCGTAATCGCCGCTACCTTTGCCCGCATCTTTTACCGCAACTCGCTCAACATCGGACTGCCGATTTTGGAATGTCTCGAGGCCGTCGAGAAAGTTCAAGCAGGCGATGTCCTGGCTGTAGATTTTAATACCGGCGAAATCGTCAACCAAACCCGCGGTGAAACTTACCGGGCGGAGCCATTTCCTGAGTTTATGCAGGATTTGATCGCAGCGGGTGGTTTGCTGCGCTATATCAAAGAGCAGAAGGAGTAGACTTAGATGAAGTTTGTGATTGCAACTTTACCTGGCGATGGCATTGGTCCAGAGGTAATTGAGCAGACCTGCGCTGTTTTCAATAAAATAGGTGAACTCTACGGCCACAGCTTTGAGTTTAAAGAGTATTTGGTCGGCGGCGCAGCCATTGATCAGCTGGGAGAGCCGCTTCCTGAAGAAACTTTAGCCGGCTGCCTTGCCAGCGACTCAGTGCTTCTGGGAGCAGTCGGTGGACCAAAATGGGAAGACCTCACCGGTCCGATCCGCCCCGAGCAGGCATTATTGGGACTGCGGGGAAAACTCGGCCTTTACGCCAACCTGCGCCCAGCGGTACTCCACAGCGCCTTAAAAGATGCCTGTCCCCTCCGATCGGATATCATCGGCGATGGGATCGACATTATGGTAGTGCGTGAGCTGACTGGTGGTATCTATTTCGGCGACAGCGGCCGCCGCCAGGGTCCTCACGGTGAAGAAGCCTATGACACTGAAGCATACAGCATAATGGAAGTAGAGCGGATCACCCGCACCGCTTTTGAGATTGCCTTAAAAAGGAACAAGCGGGTTACCAACGTAGATAAAGCCAATGTGCTGGAAAGTTCCCGCTTGTGGCGTTCGGTAGTGATCAAAGTAGCTGAGGATTATCCGGATGTGGAGCTGAATCATCTTTATGTCGACAACGCATCCATGCAGCTGATCCGGGATCCCCACCAGTTTGATGTTATCGTCACCACTAATATGTTTGGAGACATCCTGTCGGATGAGGCGAGCATGATTACCGGCTCCATCGGCATGCTGCCATCTGCCAGCCTCGGCCAAGGCGGACTGGGAATGTATGAGCCAATTCACGGCTCAGCGCCGGATATCGCCGGTCAGGACAAAGCTAATCCGATTGCAACAATACTTTCGGCGGCAATGATGCTTAGATATTCCTTTAATTTAGAAATAGAAGCTCAAGCCATTGAAAATGCGGTAACCGCAGTCCTTGACGCCGGTTTTCGCACAGGGGACATTATGAGTCCCGGTATGAAGCTGGTCGGCTGCCGCGAAATGGGCAGACTGATCACCAATGCTCTCGCATAACCTCATCCACCTTTCGAAGAGCCGATGCTCCTTATGGAGAATCGGCTCATTAGATCTCATCAATCGGTTCAGAATTGTGGTTTCGGCCAAACTAGAGATTCCCAAAAAAATACACTGCTGGCAGGTAACCAATCGCTTTCCTCGAACAATAAGATAACGTTATTTTGGTTTAGGAGGCAGATAGATGCGAGCTTACGAAAGACTGATCAAGTACGCTGAATATGCAGCGGCATCCGACAGCACCAGCGAAACTTGTCCCAGCACACCGGAACAGCTGGAATTCGGCCGCGCTTTAGTTAAAGAAATGCTTGAACTGGGAATCAAGGATGCCCATATGGATGAGCATGGATATGTCTACGGCACCATTGAAGCGAATATTGAAAACTGGGATGGACCCGTGATCGGCTTTATCGCCCATATGGATGTAGTGCGGGATGTGCCGTTTGAAAACATCAAGCCCAGAGTGGTAGAAAACTACGATGGTGGCGATATCGTCCTTAATCCGGAGCAGGGTCTCATCCTCAGCCCCGATCAATACCCATCCTTAAAAAACTATGTAGGTCACGATCTGGTAGTTACTGACGGGACCACCCTTTTAGGAGCCGACAACAGGGCCGGAATAGCCGAGATTATGACCATGGCGGAAATCCTGCTTAGTAATCCCGAGATTAAGCACGGCACCATTAAGATCGGTTTCACTCCCGATGAAGAAATTGGCCGCGGTGCTGATCGCTTCGATGTTGCGGGCTTTGGCG
The sequence above is drawn from the Bacillota bacterium genome and encodes:
- the leuC gene encoding 3-isopropylmalate dehydratase large subunit, coding for MAMTMTQKILAAHAGLSEVKAGQLIMADLDLVLGNDITTPVAVNEFRKMGFDQVFDKQKIAIVPDHFTPNKDIKAAEQCKYIREFAHEKEIENYFEVGEMGIEHALIPEKGLAVPGDVIIGADSHTCTYGALGAFSTGIGSTDMAAAMATGKAWFKVPAAIKFTLTGKPGKWVSGKDIILHIIGLIGVDGALYRSMEFVGDGIAHLSMDSRFTMANMAIEAGAKNGIFPVDDKTLAYVKEHSTRPCTVYEADPDAEYEAEYTIDLSKVRPTLAFPHLPDNTRTIDEVGDIKIDQVVIGSCTNGRIEDIRTAAGILKGRKIATGVRVIVFPATQKIYLQALREGLIEQLIEAGAVVSTPTCGPCLGGHMGILAAGERAVATTNRNFVGRMGHPESEVYLASPAVAAASALTGRITSPEEIADLEVVS
- the ilvC gene encoding ketol-acid reductoisomerase: MAKLYYEHDCDLNLLKDKTVAVIGYGSQGHAHALNLHESGVNVIVGLYEGSKSWQAAEEAGLKVMVSSDAAKAADIIMLLVNDEKQASLYKSSIEPNLTPGKSLAFAHGFNIHYGQIVPPDYVNVFMVAPKGPGHTVRSQYLEGRGVPCLIAVHQDATGSCRELALAYAAGIGGARAGILETTFKEETETDLFGEQAVLCGGVTALIKAGFEVLVEAGYQPESAYFECLHELKLIVDLINEGGLAYMRYSISDTAEYGDYMVGRRIITEDTKDEMRKVLQEVQEGAFARSWLLENQVGRPQFNKMREIEAAHPIEEVGKELRKMMSWLKK
- the leuB gene encoding 3-isopropylmalate dehydrogenase — translated: MKFVIATLPGDGIGPEVIEQTCAVFNKIGELYGHSFEFKEYLVGGAAIDQLGEPLPEETLAGCLASDSVLLGAVGGPKWEDLTGPIRPEQALLGLRGKLGLYANLRPAVLHSALKDACPLRSDIIGDGIDIMVVRELTGGIYFGDSGRRQGPHGEEAYDTEAYSIMEVERITRTAFEIALKRNKRVTNVDKANVLESSRLWRSVVIKVAEDYPDVELNHLYVDNASMQLIRDPHQFDVIVTTNMFGDILSDEASMITGSIGMLPSASLGQGGLGMYEPIHGSAPDIAGQDKANPIATILSAAMMLRYSFNLEIEAQAIENAVTAVLDAGFRTGDIMSPGMKLVGCREMGRLITNALA
- the ilvD gene encoding dihydroxy-acid dehydratase; translation: MRSDIVKKGLERAPHRSLFKAMGYTDAEIAAPLVGIVNAQNEIVPGHIHLDRIVEAVKAGVRMGGGTPIEFPAIAVCDGIAMGHTGMHYSLASRELIADSIETMAVAHGFDALVMVPNCDKVVPGMLMAAGRLNIPTVVVSGGPMLAGRSDRDRMSLSTMFEAVGAVQAGTMTLEELKACEDTACPSCGSCSGMFTANSMNCLIEVLGMGLPGNGTIPAVYAERIRLAKEAGRAVMELLSREIRPRDILTQAAFINALTVDMALGCSTNSMLHLPAIAHEVGIELDLDIANEISARTPNLCRLSPAGPYYIEDLYLAGGVQAVMSELSKKELLNLDLITVSGRTVGENIANAKNLDPEVIRPIDQPHSPTGGIAVLTGNLAPDGCVVKRSAVAPEMLVHTGPARVFNSEEAASQAILGGRINKGDVVVIRYEGPKGGPGMREMLAPTSTLAGMGLDKDVALITDGRFSGATRGASIGHVSPEAAEGGPIALVRDGDLISIDMNACTIELKVSEEELVERKKAWQAPPPKVQHGYLARYARMVSSAKYGAVLK
- the ilvB gene encoding biosynthetic-type acetolactate synthase large subunit — translated: MLLTGAEILIECLLEQQVDTIFGYPGGAVLNIYDALAKYSDRITHYLPSHEQGAAHAADGYARSTGKVGVCMATSGPGATNLVTGIATAYMDSVPLIAITGNVALPLLGKDSFQEVDITGITMPITKHNFIVKNVEELAGVVRRAFSIAQSGRPGPVLIDIPKDITAQKAEYTRETPKPIERHTKHITSAAVENAVTMLKESSRPFVYVGGGAVQSDAGPELAEFVHRIKAPVASSLMGLGAFPGNDPYFCGLIGMHGTRTSNLCASKCDLLIAIGARFSDRVVSNPKRFAPNARILQIDIDPAEINKNIQTHGYIIGDVKIALQKLLEAMDGEELADTTDWLSQVNEWQSRYPLAYKDGILRPQHIVERVYALTNGEAIITTEVGQNQIWAAQYYHFSRPRTFISSGGLGTMGFGLGAAIGTQIGNPDKTVINIAGDGSFRMNCHELATAVEYELPIIVVILNNRALGMVKQWQDHFYDGRFSQSIIERSTDFVKLAEAYGAVGFNLTRKEDVDEVLTAALNAKRPVVINCEIDPEDKVYPFLPPGAAVDELIVEVSQ
- a CDS encoding citramalate synthase; translation: MTDSFRQIQIFDSTLRDGAQAEGISFSVTDKLKIVSALDQLGVSYIEAGNPGSNPKDLEFFSRVSELELKNAKLTAFGSTRRKDISVWDDRNVKSLLTANTPAVAIFGKSWDFHVTDIIQTTLEENLNMIRETLQFFKERGREVIYDAEHFFDGYKHNPEYALQTLEAAVAGGASVLVLCDTNGGTFPMDVYEITKLVVKRFAGNGVDVGIHAHNDGGMAAANSIMAVEAGAVHVQGTINGFGERCGNANLCTIIPNLQLKSGYRCIPPEQMEKLTLTARTIAEIANVQFNERDPYVGKSAFAHKGGMHIDGVNKASRSFEHIDPKLIGNERRLLMSEVAGRSTILAKLQTVDPSLTKDSVETEELINKLKELEHEGYQFEGAESSFRLLVRKHLGKYRPFFNLIYFRIIGDSNINGSCSSSAMVKLEVDGQEEITAADGAGPVHALDRALRKALEVFYPELKKVHLTDYKVRVLDTKTATASKVRVLIDSTDGTDSWTTVGVSTDIIEASWIALVDSMEHKLLKDMEEKMRIYM
- a CDS encoding 2-isopropylmalate synthase codes for the protein MAAVIKIFDTTLRDGEQSPGCSMNLQEKLEMARQLEKLQVDVIEAGFAIASPGDLLAVQAVAKEIRECQVASLARALTKDIDAAWEAVKEAASPRIHTFLATSDIHMQYKLRKSPEQVLEQAVEMVKYAKKYCPDVQFSAEDATRSNPEFLFRVIEAVINAGATVINIPDTVGYVTPWEFTELLANIFAKVPNIDQVDVAVHCHNDLGLAVANSLAAVKAGVNQIECTINGIGERAGNAALEEIVMGLVVRRDFYNADTGIDTTQIYRTSRLLSSITGVAVQPNKAIVGANAFAHESGIHQHGVLANKSTYEIMTPAAIGLTENRMVLGKHSGRHAFEDRLFSLGYELSREELDTAFEQFKRLADKKKIVTDLDIEALVQQKTFTIPETYSLKRFVINSGNTITATATVHLDTLDFPKEAVSTGDGPIDAAFRAIDQIVGIEFELDTFTINAVSEGKDAQGEVIVKIAKNGQLYTGRGLSTDIIESSIKAYLNAINKMLDELRYTKRIDADD
- the leuD gene encoding 3-isopropylmalate dehydratase small subunit, encoding MNVKGAVFKYGDNVDTDVIIPARYLNTSDPQELAQHCMEDIDKAFIQKVQAGDIIVAGKNFGCGSSREHAPLAIKAAGISVVIAATFARIFYRNSLNIGLPILECLEAVEKVQAGDVLAVDFNTGEIVNQTRGETYRAEPFPEFMQDLIAAGGLLRYIKEQKE
- the ilvN gene encoding acetolactate synthase small subunit, whose product is MKRYVISVLVDNHSGVLSRVAGLFSRRGYNIDSISVGETLDPTVSRMTIVAHGDDAILEQITKQLSKLVDVLKVAILPDDASVYRELVLLKVKADDSTRATISDVIDVFRAKIVDIAPQSMTVEITGDRPKIQALVDLLSPHGILEVVRTGLIGLHRGDQNILTQEEI